One Laribacter hongkongensis DSM 14985 genomic region harbors:
- a CDS encoding O-antigen ligase family protein encodes MLTLAIAITIREIANPVIQLRYADAAYRLFLAPFLLTLIYESKAGDIKIIKWSWLVAVILMATSGYFNYITTQDIRPHSAFTNTIPYSAFCAVFAILFVTINQSGKLISAACLIPASAVIFYSQSRGVWIGVILATAFLIINAYNISGKKIFPTIALIAILAYATSDLFSSRADITIQQTMDFFNGNREGSVGMRMQLALASYYIFIENPLFGAGRNLLPALHELYVNGYITQSVSDAADTHGELFYNAASLGIVGVIYYLIFYIFTTVPFIQAMKQEATRQVGMAGVAISIVFFFTGFTHITFGLSMYASIYASIQVVLLTAILNAKYPKT; translated from the coding sequence ATGCTTACCTTGGCCATAGCAATAACCATACGAGAAATAGCCAACCCCGTAATCCAACTCAGGTACGCAGATGCGGCATACCGGCTTTTCTTGGCACCATTTTTATTAACATTGATATACGAATCAAAAGCAGGTGATATAAAAATCATCAAATGGAGCTGGCTGGTCGCCGTCATTCTCATGGCAACATCAGGATATTTTAATTATATTACAACCCAAGACATAAGACCGCATTCTGCGTTTACCAATACCATACCATACTCCGCATTTTGTGCAGTTTTTGCAATACTGTTTGTCACAATCAATCAGTCTGGCAAATTAATCTCAGCAGCATGCCTCATACCAGCCTCAGCGGTCATATTTTATTCACAATCCAGAGGCGTATGGATAGGAGTTATTTTAGCCACAGCCTTCTTGATCATTAATGCATATAACATCTCAGGAAAAAAAATATTTCCCACCATCGCACTCATAGCAATTTTGGCATACGCCACATCTGATTTATTTTCATCTCGCGCCGACATAACGATCCAGCAGACCATGGATTTTTTTAATGGAAATCGAGAAGGATCCGTGGGAATGAGAATGCAACTTGCACTTGCCTCATACTACATCTTTATCGAAAACCCACTTTTTGGTGCCGGCAGAAATTTATTACCTGCCCTGCATGAGCTTTACGTAAATGGCTACATAACACAATCCGTATCAGATGCAGCAGATACTCATGGAGAACTATTTTACAACGCAGCAAGCCTAGGGATAGTCGGGGTAATCTATTACCTAATATTCTATATATTTACTACAGTTCCATTCATACAAGCGATGAAGCAAGAAGCCACTCGACAAGTCGGCATGGCAGGAGTGGCAATCAGCATTGTCTTCTTTTTCACCGGATTCACACATATCACATTCGGACTATCAATGTATGCTTCAATTTATGCCAGCATCCAGGTTGTATTACTGACAGCAATCCTCAATGCAAAATATCCAAAAACCTGA
- a CDS encoding glycosyltransferase family 2 protein has protein sequence MKISVIISTYNRPDALHAVLTGFCHQKPTDHDWEIIIADDGSTDETTKTINNFSKNSKISLQHVWHEDKGFRLAEIRNLAATRSTGDYLVFLDGDCIPLPDFVYQHGRLAENGWAIAGNRILMSQDFTLDYLTGSITASHLWNKFDWLKFRLKKSVNNSLGWLRIDSQAWRRKQAENWKTLRGCNIGVWKNAFESVNGFDASFSGWGYEDSDLAARLIRNGVGIKNGRFSVPVLHLWHKENDRTFSGENWKKLEATLSSTHIHAKSGIKNMSLGERL, from the coding sequence ATGAAAATATCCGTCATCATCAGTACATATAACAGACCAGATGCATTGCATGCCGTCTTGACCGGGTTTTGCCATCAAAAACCAACGGATCACGACTGGGAAATCATTATTGCCGATGATGGATCGACAGATGAGACAACAAAAACAATAAATAACTTCAGCAAAAACAGCAAAATATCTTTACAGCATGTCTGGCATGAAGACAAAGGATTCCGGTTAGCAGAAATCCGTAACCTGGCGGCGACCAGATCCACTGGTGATTATCTTGTATTTCTGGACGGCGACTGCATCCCTTTACCTGATTTTGTTTATCAGCATGGCAGGCTTGCCGAAAATGGATGGGCTATTGCAGGAAACCGCATACTGATGTCACAAGATTTCACTCTTGACTATCTCACTGGCTCAATCACTGCTTCCCACCTATGGAACAAATTCGACTGGCTAAAATTCAGACTCAAAAAATCAGTCAATAATTCTCTGGGCTGGCTACGTATTGATAGCCAGGCATGGCGCAGAAAGCAGGCTGAAAACTGGAAAACATTGCGTGGCTGCAATATCGGGGTATGGAAAAATGCCTTCGAATCCGTCAATGGATTTGATGCGTCATTTTCCGGATGGGGCTATGAAGACTCCGACCTTGCAGCAAGACTCATCCGGAATGGAGTCGGTATCAAAAACGGCAGGTTTTCTGTGCCCGTTCTACATCTTTGGCACAAAGAAAACGATCGGACCTTTTCTGGTGAAAACTGGAAAAAATTGGAGGCCACTCTATCCTCAACCCATATACATGCAAAATCCGGAATAAAAAATATGTCCCTAGGGGAGAGGCTATGA
- a CDS encoding glycosyltransferase family 2 protein gives MHNQAEQKYPLASMLLITFNQEQTILEALEGAVSQDYPHTEIIICDDASQDSTFEKVVEFSRNYPGPHKLIHHKNPENVGIGENINQAIKLSSGNFFFMTAGDDISLPHRVSTVMKVWREKSYSVDLIACYLKDLDSESRTHGLISVTDLAKYQDMDDWIKLGHPKLIGAAQAWTRKLYESYGGIPQGTVAEDMLMAFRAIAMGRALTIPEPLVLYRRGGTTSKKDRISTAAVISSFTKKTFNTKIELLDMLKTAATNSPSPIVLNHLTALYEKESLIEDLFKTKKQKKRNSS, from the coding sequence ATGCATAACCAAGCCGAGCAAAAATATCCACTAGCAAGCATGCTCTTGATTACCTTCAATCAAGAACAGACGATTCTGGAAGCTCTTGAAGGAGCCGTAAGTCAAGATTATCCCCATACAGAAATCATTATTTGCGACGATGCCTCGCAAGACTCCACCTTTGAAAAGGTTGTTGAATTCTCCAGAAATTATCCTGGGCCACACAAACTCATCCACCACAAGAATCCAGAAAATGTAGGAATTGGTGAAAATATAAACCAAGCCATCAAGCTATCAAGCGGAAATTTTTTCTTCATGACGGCAGGCGATGATATTTCACTACCTCACCGGGTCAGCACCGTCATGAAGGTTTGGCGAGAGAAAAGCTATTCCGTGGACTTGATTGCCTGCTATTTAAAAGATCTGGATTCAGAAAGCAGGACACATGGACTAATTTCTGTAACTGACCTTGCAAAATACCAGGACATGGATGACTGGATAAAGCTCGGCCATCCGAAATTGATTGGTGCAGCCCAAGCCTGGACCAGGAAGCTATATGAATCATATGGAGGAATCCCACAAGGAACCGTAGCTGAAGACATGCTAATGGCTTTCAGAGCCATTGCGATGGGGAGAGCTCTCACAATTCCAGAACCTTTGGTACTTTACCGACGTGGAGGTACAACCTCAAAAAAGGACAGGATATCTACCGCTGCCGTCATTTCCAGCTTTACAAAAAAAACTTTCAACACCAAAATCGAACTATTAGATATGCTCAAAACAGCGGCAACGAATTCTCCCTCTCCCATAGTGTTAAACCACCTAACGGCTCTCTATGAAAAAGAGTCATTAATTGAAGATTTGTTTAAAACAAAAAAACAAAAAAAGAGAAACTCAAGCTGA
- a CDS encoding glycosyltransferase family 4 protein: MKSITGINLIFHSICPGGGMERYVMDIMTEFARKGIQVRGIARKAQWPRLKPAQIELVTIKDKTPFSRLNNLIFERVAHKQCNPAWPTIGISRTPYGADIAIAGGTHIGHLHAKGKTARGLFNKLTISHELSFYKNSKILISHSKKVQEEIIGHYHQKREKTATLYPPIDTKKFNISARESREATRSLLQLKDDELVLFFPSNNHKLKGSELILNTLDQYHINAKLLVAGKADLKHPKAINLGHITDIQNIYAAADATILASKYEAFGLVATESILCGTPVLLAEGIGATEVLRPAACIQFGQTTESLASAIQNLTQNIRPHITNESDITYDVHLDHHVNKLISFLENA; this comes from the coding sequence ATGAAATCCATTACAGGCATTAATCTGATATTTCACTCCATCTGTCCTGGTGGCGGCATGGAAAGATACGTCATGGACATAATGACCGAATTTGCACGAAAGGGCATACAAGTCCGAGGCATTGCAAGAAAAGCCCAATGGCCTAGATTAAAACCAGCACAGATCGAGCTGGTAACAATCAAAGATAAAACCCCATTTTCCCGACTCAACAATCTGATTTTTGAGAGAGTAGCTCACAAACAGTGCAATCCAGCATGGCCGACGATAGGGATTTCAAGGACCCCTTATGGAGCAGACATAGCCATAGCCGGAGGAACGCACATAGGGCATTTGCATGCCAAAGGAAAAACAGCCCGCGGCCTATTCAACAAGCTGACCATCAGCCATGAGCTTTCATTTTACAAAAACTCAAAAATATTAATCAGTCACTCAAAAAAAGTCCAAGAAGAAATAATAGGCCACTACCATCAAAAAAGAGAAAAAACAGCAACACTATACCCACCTATAGACACAAAAAAATTCAATATTTCAGCAAGAGAAAGCAGAGAAGCAACCAGAAGCCTCCTTCAGCTCAAAGATGACGAACTAGTCCTATTCTTCCCATCAAACAATCACAAGCTCAAAGGCTCAGAACTTATTTTGAACACACTGGATCAATACCATATAAACGCAAAATTGTTAGTAGCAGGAAAAGCCGACTTAAAACACCCCAAAGCCATCAATTTAGGGCACATTACAGACATACAAAATATTTACGCAGCTGCAGATGCCACAATTCTAGCCTCAAAATATGAAGCATTTGGATTGGTAGCAACAGAATCCATTCTTTGTGGAACACCAGTATTACTGGCAGAAGGAATCGGAGCTACAGAGGTCCTCCGCCCCGCTGCATGTATCCAATTCGGACAAACCACGGAATCACTCGCTTCCGCCATTCAAAACCTCACCCAGAATATCAGGCCGCACATTACTAACGAAAGCGATATCACATATGATGTGCACTTGGACCATCATGTTAACAAACTGATTTCTTTTTTAGAAAATGCATAA
- the msbA gene encoding lipid A export permease/ATP-binding protein MsbA, translating into MTQPIKASSWALYKRLAGYLRHDWKVFSVSIIAMVIASATEPLFASLMKPLINEGFVNRNPHELLWTSMSIVGLFVVRALASFGNDYSTTWLASRLVVRLREAMFVKLLRLPVSYYDNNASGRLISRLSNDVNQVSDAGFNVITVSVRDGVTIAGLLGLLFWTDWRLTLICLIMIPVVGIGIRLVGRRLRKLSHINQHEMGQMMQVLGEAVDGQRVVKVYGGQEFEQSRFMRAAHGLRRNLVKQVSASSMNTGVTQLIVSVALAVIIYSAGLRAAEGSFSAGDFMSYLTAMIMLFTPVKRITTVTQILQRGLAAAESVFTLLDSPEETNQGRQTLTRARGELRFEQVGFRYPQGEREALEHITLHIRPGETVALVGGSGSGKTTLANLVPRFYDPQSGRITLDGIPLPELELGNLRQQVAMVNQDVVLFNGTLADNIAYARPGASREEIVEAARAANAMEFISTLPEGFDTLIGENGTRLSGGQRQRIAIARALIKDAPILILDEATSALDTQSERLVQAALDELMKHRTTLVIAHRLSTIEKADRIVVMRDGRIVEEGAHEVLLRQEGIYAQLHRLQFHTETALANQQQDQA; encoded by the coding sequence ATGACCCAGCCCATCAAGGCTTCGAGCTGGGCGCTGTACAAGCGCCTCGCCGGCTATCTCCGGCACGACTGGAAGGTGTTTTCCGTGTCGATCATCGCCATGGTGATCGCCTCGGCCACCGAGCCTCTGTTTGCCTCCCTGATGAAGCCCCTGATCAACGAGGGCTTCGTCAACCGCAACCCGCACGAACTGCTGTGGACCTCCATGAGCATCGTCGGCCTGTTCGTGGTGCGTGCCCTGGCTTCGTTCGGCAACGACTACTCCACCACCTGGCTGGCCAGCCGGCTGGTCGTGCGCCTGCGCGAAGCCATGTTTGTCAAGCTCCTGCGCCTGCCGGTCAGCTATTACGACAACAATGCCTCCGGCCGCCTGATTTCACGCCTGAGCAACGACGTCAACCAGGTATCCGACGCCGGATTCAACGTGATCACGGTCAGCGTACGCGACGGCGTCACCATTGCCGGCCTGCTGGGCCTGCTGTTCTGGACCGACTGGCGTCTGACCCTGATCTGCCTGATCATGATTCCGGTCGTCGGCATCGGCATCCGGCTGGTCGGCCGCCGCCTGCGCAAGCTCTCGCACATCAACCAGCATGAAATGGGCCAGATGATGCAGGTGCTGGGCGAGGCCGTGGACGGCCAGCGGGTCGTCAAAGTGTACGGCGGACAGGAATTCGAGCAGTCCCGCTTCATGCGGGCGGCCCATGGCCTGCGCCGCAACCTGGTCAAGCAGGTATCGGCCAGTTCGATGAATACCGGCGTGACCCAGCTGATCGTCTCGGTGGCGCTGGCCGTCATCATCTACTCGGCCGGCCTGCGTGCCGCCGAAGGCAGCTTCAGTGCCGGCGATTTCATGAGCTACCTGACCGCCATGATCATGCTGTTCACCCCGGTCAAGCGCATCACCACCGTGACCCAGATCCTGCAACGCGGCCTGGCTGCTGCTGAAAGCGTGTTCACGCTACTGGATTCTCCGGAAGAAACCAACCAGGGCCGCCAGACCCTGACGCGTGCCCGGGGCGAACTGCGGTTCGAACAGGTCGGTTTCCGCTATCCGCAAGGAGAGCGCGAAGCACTGGAGCACATCACCCTGCACATCCGCCCCGGTGAAACCGTCGCACTGGTCGGTGGCAGCGGCAGCGGCAAGACGACACTGGCCAACCTGGTGCCGCGTTTTTACGATCCGCAATCCGGCCGGATCACGCTGGACGGCATCCCGCTGCCCGAACTGGAGCTGGGCAACCTGCGCCAGCAGGTCGCCATGGTCAACCAGGATGTCGTGCTGTTCAACGGCACGCTGGCCGACAACATTGCCTACGCCCGCCCCGGTGCCAGCCGGGAGGAAATTGTCGAGGCGGCCAGGGCAGCCAATGCCATGGAGTTCATTTCCACATTGCCCGAGGGTTTTGACACCCTGATCGGTGAAAACGGCACTCGCCTGTCAGGCGGGCAGCGCCAGCGCATCGCCATCGCCCGCGCCCTGATCAAGGATGCTCCCATCCTGATCCTCGACGAGGCTACCAGTGCACTGGATACCCAGTCGGAACGTCTGGTGCAGGCTGCACTGGATGAACTGATGAAGCACCGGACGACGCTGGTCATTGCCCACCGTCTGTCCACGATCGAAAAGGCAGACCGCATCGTGGTGATGCGGGATGGACGGATTGTCGAGGAAGGCGCACATGAAGTGCTCCTGCGGCAGGAGGGGATATATGCCCAGCTGCACCGCCTGCAATTCCATACCGAAACAGCACTTGCAAACCAGCAGCAGGATCAAGCATGA
- a CDS encoding glycosyltransferase family 2 protein, translating into MTQISGLVITLNEAHNIVDCLRSMKTVCDDIVVVDSGSSDGTVELARQEGATVIVQVPFLGDGPQRSHGLPHCRHAWVLNLDADERLEQDLIDYISRTDLDSLGVDLVETRRRNYIGQRFTPYAGQYPDYVKRLFNRLKADFTPVTAHTYIQASSFIRINAHIIHYSYRDYPDMVVKCKYAGWLARNLADSNKPLHVWQPVAHGTWAFIRHYFVKAGFLAGLDGLTLSICKGLGSYLKYANAIEIRRSRAAKPQ; encoded by the coding sequence ATGACCCAGATCAGCGGCCTCGTAATCACCCTGAACGAAGCACACAACATTGTCGATTGTCTGCGTTCGATGAAAACCGTCTGTGACGACATCGTGGTCGTCGATTCAGGCAGCAGTGACGGCACGGTGGAACTGGCCAGACAGGAAGGCGCCACCGTGATCGTACAGGTACCGTTTCTTGGTGACGGCCCGCAGCGCAGTCACGGCTTGCCGCACTGCCGGCACGCGTGGGTCCTGAATCTGGATGCAGACGAACGGCTGGAGCAGGATCTGATCGACTATATCAGCCGGACTGACCTGGACAGTCTGGGCGTGGATCTGGTCGAAACCCGTCGCCGCAATTACATCGGCCAGCGGTTCACTCCTTACGCCGGGCAGTATCCGGATTACGTGAAACGATTGTTCAACCGCCTGAAGGCCGATTTCACGCCCGTCACGGCCCATACCTACATCCAGGCAAGCAGTTTCATCCGGATCAACGCACACATCATCCATTACTCCTACCGTGACTATCCGGACATGGTTGTCAAATGCAAATACGCCGGATGGCTAGCCCGCAATCTGGCCGACAGCAACAAACCGCTCCATGTCTGGCAGCCTGTTGCTCATGGCACATGGGCTTTTATCCGTCATTACTTTGTCAAGGCTGGTTTTCTGGCCGGACTGGATGGTCTGACGTTATCCATTTGCAAAGGACTGGGCTCCTATTTAAAGTACGCCAATGCAATTGAAATACGGCGAAGCAGAGCAGCCAAACCGCAGTAA